Proteins co-encoded in one Schistocerca cancellata isolate TAMUIC-IGC-003103 chromosome 5, iqSchCanc2.1, whole genome shotgun sequence genomic window:
- the LOC126188933 gene encoding ATP-dependent RNA helicase vasa isoform X2: MSDEWDDGPSSTSVEAPFDRGTDFGRGRGFVAYEENDFDSPGLDENGDSGFGGRGHGNGRGRGRGRGRGSGRGGRGGGGRRFDNDDNEDRDSDSYSSRGGGRSRGRGGREDNRGREDNKTEPERPRENYIPPPPTEDEDEIFGQGISSGINFDKYDNIKVEVTGENKPGPIVDFARCGLREFVLQNVKKCGYKKPTPVQKYAIPIIAGGRDLMACAQTGSGKTAAFLLPIINTILNDPRELVMTGQGCEPHAVILSPTRELALQIFNEARKFALGSIVKSVVVYGGTSTMHQAQQVARGCHILVATPGRLMDFLNRGRVNFQSVRFVVLDEADRMLDMGFLPDVEKMLEHPTMVPTGERQTVMVSATFPEEIQRLATKFLSNYLFLAVGIVGGACSDVEQIFYKVSKFDKRAKLQEILREEGGKKVLVFVETKRIADFLAAFLCEAEFPTTSIHGDRLQSQREEALYDFKSGRMGILVATAVAARGLDIKNVAHVINYDLPKSIDEYVHRIGRTGRVGNRGRATSFYDPDVDAPLARDLVKILQQANQNVPSFLESDAKGGVSAYKGGQFGGSDFRNFEEPENLAGLPEPEEAW; the protein is encoded by the exons ATGTCTGACGAGTGGGATGATGGTCCAAGTTCTACAAGTGTTGAG gCACCTTTTGACAGGGGGACTGACTTCGGCCGTGGAAGAGGCTTTGTAGCatatgaagaaaatgattttgaCAGTCCAGGATTAGATGAAAATGGTGATTCAGGTTTTGGAGGTCGAGgtcatggtaatggaagaggaagaGGACGAGGGAGAGGCAGAGGTTCTGGAAGAGGTGGTAGGGGAGGTGGTGGTAGAAGatttgataatgatgataatgaggatAGGGACTCAGATTCTTATTCCAGCAGAGGTGGTGGAAGATCAAGAGGTAGAGGTGGAAGAGAAGACAACAGAGGGAGAGAAGATAATAAGA CTGAACCTGAAAGACCAAGAGAAAATTATATACCTCCTCCACCTACTGAAGATGAGGACGAAATTTTTGGACAGGGCATCAGTTCTggaataaattttgataaatacgATAATATTAAAGTGGAG GTGACAGGAGAGAATAAACCAGGGCCTATTGTGGATTTTGCGAGGTGTGGCTTGAGAGAGTTTgtcttacaaaatgtaaaaaaatgtggtTATAAAAAACCAACACCGGTGCAGAAATATGCTATACCCATAATAGCTGGTGGAAGAGATCTCATGGCATGTGCACAAACTGGTTCTGGAAAAACG GCTGCCTTCCTTCTGCCTATTATTAATACCATCCTAAATGATCCAAGAGAGCTAGTCATGACAGGGCAGGGTTGTGAGCCCCATGCTGTTATACTATCACCAACAAGGGAACTTGCATTACAAATTTTTAATGAAGCACGGAAGTTTGCTCTCGGTTCTATTGTAAAGTCTGTTGTTGTGTATGGAGGTACTTCAACTATGCATCAAGCCCAACAAGTAGCA AGGGGCTGCCATATTCTTGTAGCAACCCCAGGTAGGCTTATGGATTTTTTGAACAGAGGTCGTGTGAACTTCCAGTCTGTCCGCTTTGTTGTACTTGATGAAGCAGATCGTATGCTAGATATGGGTTTCCTACCAGATGTTGAGAAGATGCTGGAACACCCTACAATGGTTCCTACG GGAGAACGTCAAACAGTTATGGTGTCAGCTACATTCCCTGAAGAAATTCAGAGACTAGCAACAAAATTCCTGTCCAATTACTTATTTCTGGCTGTTGGGATTGTTGGTGGTGCTTGTAGTGATGTGGAACAGATTTTTTACAAAGTATCTAAATTTGACAAGCGAGCAAAACTTCAAGAAATTCTGAGGGAAGAAG GTGGCAAGAAGGTACTGGTTTTTGTGGAAACAAAAAGGATTGCAGATTTTTTGGCAGCATTTTTATGTGAGGCAGAATTTCCAACAACAAGTATTCATGGTGATCGCCTTCAAAGTCAAAGAGAAGAAGCGCTTTATGATTTTAAGAGTGGACGAATGGGAATTCTTGTGGCCACTGCTGTTGCAGCCAGAGGTTTAG ATATAAAGAATGTGGCTCATGTTATAAACTATGATCTACCCAAAAGCATTGACGAATATGTTCATCGTATTGGCCGAACAGGAAGAGTAGGAAATAGAGGAAGGGCGACAAGTTTCTATGATCCAGATGTGGATGCACCATTAGCTAGGGACTTAGTGAAAATACTGCAGCAG GCGAACCAGAACGTTCCATCTTTCCTGGAAAGTGATGCCAAAGGTGGTGTATCAGCATATAAAGGTGGACAGTTCGGTGGCTCTGACTTCAGAAAT TTTGAGGAGCCAGAGAACCTTGCAGGGCTTCCTGAGCCAGAAGAAGCCTGGTGA
- the LOC126188933 gene encoding ATP-dependent RNA helicase vasa isoform X7, with amino-acid sequence MSDEWDDGPSSTSVEAPFDRGTDFGRGRGFVAYEENDFDSPGLDENGDSGFGGRGHGNGRGRGRGRGRGSGRGGRGGGGRRFDNDDNEDRDSDSYSSRGGGRSRGRGGREDNRGREDNKTEPERPRENYIPPPPTEDEDEIFGQGISSGINFDKYDNIKVEVTGENKPGPIVDFARCGLREFVLQNVKKCGYKKPTPVQKYAIPIIAGGRDLMACAQTGSGKTAAFLLPIINTILNDPRELVMTGQGCEPHAVILSPTRELALQIFNEARKFALGSIVKSVVVYGGTSTMHQAQQVARGCHILVATPGRLMDFLNRGRVNFQSVRFVVLDEADRMLDMGFLPDVEKMLEHPTMVPTGERQTVMVSATFPEEIQRLATKFLSNYLFLAVGIVGGACSDVEQIFYKVSKFDKRAKLQEILREEGGKKVLVFVETKRIADFLAAFLCEAEFPTTSIHGDRLQSQREEALYDFKSGRMGILVATAVAARGLDIKNVAHVINYDLPKSIDEYVHRIGRTGRVGNRGRATSFYDPDVDAPLARDLVKILQQANQNVPSFLESDAKGGVSAYKGGQFGGSDFRNFEEPENLAGLPEPEEAW; translated from the exons gCACCTTTTGACAGGGGGACTGACTTCGGCCGTGGAAGAGGCTTTGTAGCatatgaagaaaatgattttgaCAGTCCAGGATTAGATGAAAATGGTGATTCAGGTTTTGGAGGTCGAGgtcatggtaatggaagaggaagaGGACGAGGGAGAGGCAGAGGTTCTGGAAGAGGTGGTAGGGGAGGTGGTGGTAGAAGatttgataatgatgataatgaggatAGGGACTCAGATTCTTATTCCAGCAGAGGTGGTGGAAGATCAAGAGGTAGAGGTGGAAGAGAAGACAACAGAGGGAGAGAAGATAATAAGA CTGAACCTGAAAGACCAAGAGAAAATTATATACCTCCTCCACCTACTGAAGATGAGGACGAAATTTTTGGACAGGGCATCAGTTCTggaataaattttgataaatacgATAATATTAAAGTGGAG GTGACAGGAGAGAATAAACCAGGGCCTATTGTGGATTTTGCGAGGTGTGGCTTGAGAGAGTTTgtcttacaaaatgtaaaaaaatgtggtTATAAAAAACCAACACCGGTGCAGAAATATGCTATACCCATAATAGCTGGTGGAAGAGATCTCATGGCATGTGCACAAACTGGTTCTGGAAAAACG GCTGCCTTCCTTCTGCCTATTATTAATACCATCCTAAATGATCCAAGAGAGCTAGTCATGACAGGGCAGGGTTGTGAGCCCCATGCTGTTATACTATCACCAACAAGGGAACTTGCATTACAAATTTTTAATGAAGCACGGAAGTTTGCTCTCGGTTCTATTGTAAAGTCTGTTGTTGTGTATGGAGGTACTTCAACTATGCATCAAGCCCAACAAGTAGCA AGGGGCTGCCATATTCTTGTAGCAACCCCAGGTAGGCTTATGGATTTTTTGAACAGAGGTCGTGTGAACTTCCAGTCTGTCCGCTTTGTTGTACTTGATGAAGCAGATCGTATGCTAGATATGGGTTTCCTACCAGATGTTGAGAAGATGCTGGAACACCCTACAATGGTTCCTACG GGAGAACGTCAAACAGTTATGGTGTCAGCTACATTCCCTGAAGAAATTCAGAGACTAGCAACAAAATTCCTGTCCAATTACTTATTTCTGGCTGTTGGGATTGTTGGTGGTGCTTGTAGTGATGTGGAACAGATTTTTTACAAAGTATCTAAATTTGACAAGCGAGCAAAACTTCAAGAAATTCTGAGGGAAGAAG GTGGCAAGAAGGTACTGGTTTTTGTGGAAACAAAAAGGATTGCAGATTTTTTGGCAGCATTTTTATGTGAGGCAGAATTTCCAACAACAAGTATTCATGGTGATCGCCTTCAAAGTCAAAGAGAAGAAGCGCTTTATGATTTTAAGAGTGGACGAATGGGAATTCTTGTGGCCACTGCTGTTGCAGCCAGAGGTTTAG ATATAAAGAATGTGGCTCATGTTATAAACTATGATCTACCCAAAAGCATTGACGAATATGTTCATCGTATTGGCCGAACAGGAAGAGTAGGAAATAGAGGAAGGGCGACAAGTTTCTATGATCCAGATGTGGATGCACCATTAGCTAGGGACTTAGTGAAAATACTGCAGCAG GCGAACCAGAACGTTCCATCTTTCCTGGAAAGTGATGCCAAAGGTGGTGTATCAGCATATAAAGGTGGACAGTTCGGTGGCTCTGACTTCAGAAAT TTTGAGGAGCCAGAGAACCTTGCAGGGCTTCCTGAGCCAGAAGAAGCCTGGTGA